A part of Eriocheir sinensis breed Jianghai 21 unplaced genomic scaffold, ASM2467909v1 Scaffold77, whole genome shotgun sequence genomic DNA contains:
- the LOC126994299 gene encoding non-canonical poly(A) RNA polymerase protein Trf4-1-like yields the protein MTEVGNEGEEHPSDGCVEKMGEETETEGEEGLENEEDLEKGDTETKEDLLTEEETEKEEEMENKEEVERENDENKEDEVDNANEENKNEVHKETEEDIEKEDHRQNTDNEMEGNENDGQKENEENTAREEGNENEEQEENEENIEKEENKNEHKENEENIEKEEVNENEEQKENEENIEKEEENENEEHKENEENIEKEEENENEEHKENEENIEKEEENENEEHKENEENIEKEEENENEEHKENEENIEKEEENENEEHKEYEESIEKEEENENEEHKENEESIEKEEVNENEEHKEYEESIEKEEVNENEEHKEYEESIEKEECSQAADNTNTVEATDDTSHAAESSPSAKTLKHVHATEPQTQTSATPPVPRQAPPQTPTRAPSSASPSTTTPPPANTASFLPPIPRPPPPWDCPPKCYDGSRRALHQELLDFHRWAGGSDAEYQRRLRPVEDLRRVVVTMWPQVRVAATGSLANGLYMADSDVDATLLGHWPASPSPLLALRDALQREGVARLGQLTVLEKTTVPLVKFVHQATGLPVDVSLGSEAAVRAAELVRELLRRFPALAPISLLVRHYLRGLGLAEVFTGGVSSYAVTLMVTSFLQLQIPPDAQHDLGWLLVSFFAFYGYEFNFASTGISVVGRGRYLRKEDVPIVMPRGHRRADLCIQDPLCPTNDLGRSSFRVWDVRRAFQHAYRVLEAALSSQACTPPLLPARPAAGAARHAPASPAKVDASTRPSSNRSQQDCL from the coding sequence ATGACAGaagtaggaaatgaaggagaggagcacCCGAGTGACGGGTGTGtggagaagatgggagaagagacggagacagaaggcgaagaagggttggaaaatgaagaagacttGGAAAAAGGAGATACAGAAACCAAAGAAGACTTGCTAactgaagaagagacagaaaaggaagaagagatggaaaacaaggaagaggtggaaagggaaaatgacgagaataaggaagatgaagtagACAATGCAAACgaggagaataaaaatgaagTACATAAGGAAACTGAGGAAGACATTGAGAAAGAAGACCACAGACAAAATACAGACAatgagatggaagggaatgaaaatgacgggcagaaggaaaatgaagaaaatactgcgagggaagaaggaaatgaaaatgaagaacaggaagaaaatgaagaaaatattgagaaagaagaaaataaaaatgaacacaaagaaaatgaagaaaatattgagaaagaagaagtaaacgaaaatgaagaacaaaaggaaaatgaagaaaatattgagaaagaagaagaaaacgaaaatgaagaacacaaggaaaatgaagaaaatattgagaaagaagaagaaaacgaaaatgaagaacacaaggaaaatgaagaaaatattgagaaagaagaagaaaatgaaaatgaagaacacaaggaaaatgaagaaaatattgagaaagaagaagaaaatgaaaatgaagaacacaaggaaaatgaagaaaatattgagaaagaagaagaaaatgaaaatgaagaacacaaggaatatgaagaaagtattgagaaagaagaagaaaatgaaaatgaagaacacaaggaaaatgaagaaagtattgagaaagaagaagtaaatgaaaatgaagaacacaaggaatatgaagaaagtattgagaaagaagaagtaaatgaaaatgaagaacacaaggaatatgaagaaagtattgagaaagaagagtGTTCCCAAGCCGCGGACAACACGAACACCGTCGAGGCGACAGACGATACGAGTCATGCCGCAGAGTCTAGCCCGTCCGCCAAAACTTTAAAACACGTTCATGCAACCGAACCCCAAACGCAGACCAGTGCCACTCCTCCTGTGCCACGCCAAGCACCTCCTCAGACACCCACCCGTGCCCCTTCGTCTGCTTCACCCTCAACAACGACACCCCCGCCAGCCAACACCGCCTCTTTCCTACCGCCAATTCCACGCCCGCCGCCCCCCTGGGACTGCCCTCCCAAGTGTTATGACGGCAGCCGCCGCGCTCTGCACCAGGAACTACTGGACTTTCATCGGTGGGCTGGCGGCTCAGACGCCGAGTACCAGCGTCGCCTGCGTCCAGTGGAGGACCTGCGGCGTGTGGTGGTCACAATGTGGCCTCAGGTGCGCGTCGCGGCCACCGGCAGCCTGGCCAACGGCCTCTATATGGCGGACAGCGACGTCGATGCGACACTGCTGGGCCACTGGCCCGCGTCACCCTCTCCACTGCTCGCACTCCGCGACGCCCTCCAGCGGGAGGGCGTGGCGCGGCTCGGCCAGCTCACCGTGCTGGAAAAGACGACGGTTCCACTGGTCAAGTTCGTCCACCAGGCGACGGGCTTGCCCGTGGACGTGTCCTTAGGCAGCGAGGCGGCCGTGCGCGCCGCAGAGCTGGTGCGGGAGTTGTTGCGCCGCTTCCCGGCCCTGGCGCCCATCTCACTGCTGGTGCGCCACTACCTGCGTGGCCTGGGCCTGGCAGAGGTCTTCACGGGGGGCGTGTCATCCTACGCCGTCACCCTTATGGTCACCAGCTTCCTGCAGCTGCAGATTCCCCCGGACGCCCAGCACGACCTCGGGTGGCTGTTGGTGAGCTTCTTCGCCTTCTACGGCTATGAGTTTAATTTCGCCAGCACGGGGATCAGCGTAGTGGGGCGCGGCCGCTACCTGCGTAAGGAAGACGTGCCCATCGTGATGCCGCGCGGCCACCGGCGGGCGGACCTCTGCATCCAAGACCCGCTCTGTCCCACCAACGACCTGGGGCGGTCCTCCTTCCGTGTCTGGGACGTGCGCAGAGCCTTCCAGCACGCCTACCGAGTGCTGGAAGCCGCCCTTTCGAGCCAGGCGTGTACGCCTCCCCTGCTCCCTGCTCGGCCAGCTGCTGGCGCGGCACGCCACGCCCCAGCGAGTCCTGCCAAAGTGGACGCCTCCACCCGTCCCAGCAGCAACAGGAGCCAGCAGGACTGCCTATGA